The Pongo abelii isolate AG06213 chromosome 20, NHGRI_mPonAbe1-v2.0_pri, whole genome shotgun sequence genome window below encodes:
- the B3GNT8 gene encoding UDP-GlcNAc:betaGal beta-1,3-N-acetylglucosaminyltransferase 8 translates to MRCPKCLLCLSALLTLLGLKVYIEWTSESRLSKAYPSPRGTPPGPTPANLEPTLPANLSTRLGQTVPLPFAYWNQQQWRLGSLPSGDSTETGGCQAWGAAAATEIPDFASYPKDLHRFLLSAACRSFPQWLPGGGGGQVSSCSDIDVPYLLLAVKSEPGRFAERQAVRETWGSPAPGIRLLFLLGSPVGEAGPDLDSLVAWESRRYSDLLLWDFLDVPFNQTLKDLLLLAWLGRHCPTVSFVLQAQDDAFVHTPALLAHLRALPPASAQSLYLGEVFTQAMPLRKPGGPFYVPESFFEGGYPAYASGGGYVIAGHLAPWLLRAAARVAPFPFEDVYTGLCIRALGLVPQAHPGFLTAWPADRTADHCAFRNLLLVRPLGPQASIRLWKQLQDPRLQC, encoded by the coding sequence ATGCGCTGCCCCAAGTGCCTTCTCTGCCTGTCAGCACTGCTCACACTCCTGGGCCTCAAAGTGTACATCGAGTGGACATCCGAGTCCCGGCTCAGCAAGGCCTACCCCAGCCCTCGGGGCACCCCGCCAGGCCCCACGCCAGCCAACCTTGAGCCCACCCTACCTGCCAACCTCTCCACCCGCCTGGGCCAGACTGTCCCGCTGCCCTTCGCTTACTGGAACCAGCAGCAGTGGCGGCTGGGGTCCCTGCCCAGTGGGGACAGCACTGAAACGGGGGGCTGCCAGGCTTGGggggccgccgccgccaccgAGATCCCTGACTTCGCCTCCTACCCCAAGGACCTCCACCGCTTCCTGCTGTCGGCAGCCTGCCGGAGCTTCCCACAGTGGCTGCCTGGAGGTGGTGGCGGCCAAGTCTCCAGCTGCTCAGATATTGATGTCCCCTACCTGCTGTTGGCCGTCAAGTCAGAACCAGGGCGCTTTGCAGAACGACAGGCCGTGAGGGAGACGTGGGGCAGTCCAGCTCCAGGGATCCGGCTGCTCTTCCTGCTAGGGTCTCCGGTGGGTGAGGCGGGGCCTGACCTAGACTCACTAGTGGCCTGGGAGAGCCGTCGCTACAGTGACCTGCTGCTCTGGGACTTCCTCGACGTCCCATTCAACCAGACACTCAAAGACCTGCTGCTGCTGGCCTGGCTGGGCCGCCACTGCCCCACCGTGAGTTTTGTCTTGCAAGCTCAGGACGATGCCTTTGTGCACACCCCTGCCCTGCTGGCTCACCTGCGGGCCctgccacctgcctcggcccaaAGCCTCTACCTGGGTGAGGTCTTTACCCAGGCCATGCCTCTCCGGAAGCCAGGAGGACCCTTCTACGTGCCCGAGTCCTTCTTCGAAGGTGGCTACCCAGCCTATGCAAGTGGGGGTGGCTACGTCATTGCCGGGCACCTGGCACCCTGGCTGCTGCGGGCAGCAGCCCGTGTGGCACCCTTCCCGTTTGAGGACGTCTACACTGGCCTTTGCATCCGAGCCCTGGGCCTGGTGCCCCAGGCCCACCCAGGCTTCCTCACAGCCTGGCCAGCAGACCGCACTGCGGACCACTGCGCTTTCCGCAACCTGCTGCTGGTACGGCCCCTGGGCCCCCAGGCCAGCATTCGGCTCTGGAAACAACTGCAAGACCCAAGGCTCCAATGCTGA
- the DMAC2 gene encoding distal membrane-arm assembly complex protein 2 isoform X2, whose translation MAAPWASLRLVAPMWNGRIRGIHRLGGAVAPEGNQKKKRTILQLLTNYFYDVEALRDYLLQREMYKVHEKNRSFTWLEKQHGPYGAGAFFILKQGGAVKFRDKEWIRPDKYGHFSQEFWNFCVVPVEAVDASDCDINYEGLDNLLLLKELQSLSLQRCSHVDDWCLSRLYPLADSLQELSLAGCPRVSERGLACLHHLRNLRRLDISDLPAVSNPGLTQILVEEMLPNCEVVGVDWAEGLKSGPEEQPQDTASPVPA comes from the exons ATGGCGGCTCCCTGGGCG tCCCTGCGCCTGGTGGCCCCCATGTGGAATGGGCGTATCAGGGGCATCCATCGCCTGGGTGGGGCAGTGGCCCCAGAGGGCaatcagaagaagaaaaggacaaTACTCCAGTTGCTGACCAACTATTTCTACGATGTGGAGGCTCTGAGGGATTACTTGCTCCAAAGGGAGATGTACAAGGTGCATGAGAAAAATCG ATCTTTCACCTGGCTGGAGAAGCAACATGGTCCATACGGCGCAGGTGCCTTTTTCATCCTGAAGCAGGGAGGCGCAGTCAA GTTTCGAGACAAGGAGTGGATCAGGCCAGATAAGTATGGCCATTTCTCTCAGGAGTTCTGGAATTTCTGTGTAGTGCCTGTTGAAGCTGTGGATGCCAGTGACTGTGACATCAACTACGAGGGCCTGGACAACCTCC TCCTCCTGAAGGAGCTCCAGTCCTTGTCGCTGCAGCGCTGCTCCCACGTGGACGACTGGTGTCTCAGCCGCCTCTACCCACTGGCCGACTCGTTGCAGGAGCTCTCGCTGGCCGGTTGCCCCCGCGTCTCTGAACGGGGCCTCGCCTGCCTCCACCACCTCCG GAACCTCCGCAGGCTGGACATCTCGGACCTCCCTGCCGTGTCCAACCCTGGCCTCACTCAGATCTTGGTGGAGGAGATGCTGCCCAATTGCGAGGTTGTGGGGGTCGACTGGGCTGAGGGCCTGAAGTCGGGGCCAGAGGAGCAGCCTCAGGACACAGCCAGCCCTGTCCCTGCCTAG
- the DMAC2 gene encoding distal membrane-arm assembly complex protein 2 isoform X4, with protein sequence MAAPWASLRLVAPMWNGRIRGIHRLGGAVAPEGNQKKKRTILQLLTNYFYDVEALRDYLLQREMYKVHEKNRFRDKEWIRPDKYGHFSQEFWNFCVVPVEAVDASDCDINYEGLDNLLLLKELQSLSLQRCSHVDDWCLSRLYPLADSLQELSLAGCPRVSERGLACLHHLRNLRRLDISDLPAVSNPGLTQILVEEMLPNCEVVGVDWAEGLKSGPEEQPQDTASPVPA encoded by the exons ATGGCGGCTCCCTGGGCG tCCCTGCGCCTGGTGGCCCCCATGTGGAATGGGCGTATCAGGGGCATCCATCGCCTGGGTGGGGCAGTGGCCCCAGAGGGCaatcagaagaagaaaaggacaaTACTCCAGTTGCTGACCAACTATTTCTACGATGTGGAGGCTCTGAGGGATTACTTGCTCCAAAGGGAGATGTACAAGGTGCATGAGAAAAATCG GTTTCGAGACAAGGAGTGGATCAGGCCAGATAAGTATGGCCATTTCTCTCAGGAGTTCTGGAATTTCTGTGTAGTGCCTGTTGAAGCTGTGGATGCCAGTGACTGTGACATCAACTACGAGGGCCTGGACAACCTCC TCCTCCTGAAGGAGCTCCAGTCCTTGTCGCTGCAGCGCTGCTCCCACGTGGACGACTGGTGTCTCAGCCGCCTCTACCCACTGGCCGACTCGTTGCAGGAGCTCTCGCTGGCCGGTTGCCCCCGCGTCTCTGAACGGGGCCTCGCCTGCCTCCACCACCTCCG GAACCTCCGCAGGCTGGACATCTCGGACCTCCCTGCCGTGTCCAACCCTGGCCTCACTCAGATCTTGGTGGAGGAGATGCTGCCCAATTGCGAGGTTGTGGGGGTCGACTGGGCTGAGGGCCTGAAGTCGGGGCCAGAGGAGCAGCCTCAGGACACAGCCAGCCCTGTCCCTGCCTAG
- the DMAC2 gene encoding distal membrane-arm assembly complex protein 2 isoform X1, whose product MWDLVLEDRRINSLRLVAPMWNGRIRGIHRLGGAVAPEGNQKKKRTILQLLTNYFYDVEALRDYLLQREMYKVHEKNRSFTWLEKQHGPYGAGAFFILKQGGAVKFRDKEWIRPDKYGHFSQEFWNFCVVPVEAVDASDCDINYEGLDNLLLLKELQSLSLQRCSHVDDWCLSRLYPLADSLQELSLAGCPRVSERGLACLHHLRNLRRLDISDLPAVSNPGLTQILVEEMLPNCEVVGVDWAEGLKSGPEEQPQDTASPVPA is encoded by the exons ATGTGGGATTTGGTCTTGGAAGACCGAAGGATAAAT tCCCTGCGCCTGGTGGCCCCCATGTGGAATGGGCGTATCAGGGGCATCCATCGCCTGGGTGGGGCAGTGGCCCCAGAGGGCaatcagaagaagaaaaggacaaTACTCCAGTTGCTGACCAACTATTTCTACGATGTGGAGGCTCTGAGGGATTACTTGCTCCAAAGGGAGATGTACAAGGTGCATGAGAAAAATCG ATCTTTCACCTGGCTGGAGAAGCAACATGGTCCATACGGCGCAGGTGCCTTTTTCATCCTGAAGCAGGGAGGCGCAGTCAA GTTTCGAGACAAGGAGTGGATCAGGCCAGATAAGTATGGCCATTTCTCTCAGGAGTTCTGGAATTTCTGTGTAGTGCCTGTTGAAGCTGTGGATGCCAGTGACTGTGACATCAACTACGAGGGCCTGGACAACCTCC TCCTCCTGAAGGAGCTCCAGTCCTTGTCGCTGCAGCGCTGCTCCCACGTGGACGACTGGTGTCTCAGCCGCCTCTACCCACTGGCCGACTCGTTGCAGGAGCTCTCGCTGGCCGGTTGCCCCCGCGTCTCTGAACGGGGCCTCGCCTGCCTCCACCACCTCCG GAACCTCCGCAGGCTGGACATCTCGGACCTCCCTGCCGTGTCCAACCCTGGCCTCACTCAGATCTTGGTGGAGGAGATGCTGCCCAATTGCGAGGTTGTGGGGGTCGACTGGGCTGAGGGCCTGAAGTCGGGGCCAGAGGAGCAGCCTCAGGACACAGCCAGCCCTGTCCCTGCCTAG
- the DMAC2 gene encoding distal membrane-arm assembly complex protein 2 isoform X3, with product MWDLVLEDRRINSLRLVAPMWNGRIRGIHRLGGAVAPEGNQKKKRTILQLLTNYFYDVEALRDYLLQREMYKVHEKNRFRDKEWIRPDKYGHFSQEFWNFCVVPVEAVDASDCDINYEGLDNLLLLKELQSLSLQRCSHVDDWCLSRLYPLADSLQELSLAGCPRVSERGLACLHHLRNLRRLDISDLPAVSNPGLTQILVEEMLPNCEVVGVDWAEGLKSGPEEQPQDTASPVPA from the exons ATGTGGGATTTGGTCTTGGAAGACCGAAGGATAAAT tCCCTGCGCCTGGTGGCCCCCATGTGGAATGGGCGTATCAGGGGCATCCATCGCCTGGGTGGGGCAGTGGCCCCAGAGGGCaatcagaagaagaaaaggacaaTACTCCAGTTGCTGACCAACTATTTCTACGATGTGGAGGCTCTGAGGGATTACTTGCTCCAAAGGGAGATGTACAAGGTGCATGAGAAAAATCG GTTTCGAGACAAGGAGTGGATCAGGCCAGATAAGTATGGCCATTTCTCTCAGGAGTTCTGGAATTTCTGTGTAGTGCCTGTTGAAGCTGTGGATGCCAGTGACTGTGACATCAACTACGAGGGCCTGGACAACCTCC TCCTCCTGAAGGAGCTCCAGTCCTTGTCGCTGCAGCGCTGCTCCCACGTGGACGACTGGTGTCTCAGCCGCCTCTACCCACTGGCCGACTCGTTGCAGGAGCTCTCGCTGGCCGGTTGCCCCCGCGTCTCTGAACGGGGCCTCGCCTGCCTCCACCACCTCCG GAACCTCCGCAGGCTGGACATCTCGGACCTCCCTGCCGTGTCCAACCCTGGCCTCACTCAGATCTTGGTGGAGGAGATGCTGCCCAATTGCGAGGTTGTGGGGGTCGACTGGGCTGAGGGCCTGAAGTCGGGGCCAGAGGAGCAGCCTCAGGACACAGCCAGCCCTGTCCCTGCCTAG
- the DMAC2 gene encoding distal membrane-arm assembly complex protein 2 isoform X8, with translation MAAPWASLRLVAPMWNGRIRGIHRLGGAVAPEGNQKKKRTILQLLTNYFYDVEALRDYLLQREMYKVHEKNRFRDKEWIRPDKYGHFSQEFWNFCVVPVEAVDASDCDINYEGLDNLRTSAGWTSRTSLPCPTLASLRSWWRRCCPIARLWGSTGLRA, from the exons ATGGCGGCTCCCTGGGCG tCCCTGCGCCTGGTGGCCCCCATGTGGAATGGGCGTATCAGGGGCATCCATCGCCTGGGTGGGGCAGTGGCCCCAGAGGGCaatcagaagaagaaaaggacaaTACTCCAGTTGCTGACCAACTATTTCTACGATGTGGAGGCTCTGAGGGATTACTTGCTCCAAAGGGAGATGTACAAGGTGCATGAGAAAAATCG GTTTCGAGACAAGGAGTGGATCAGGCCAGATAAGTATGGCCATTTCTCTCAGGAGTTCTGGAATTTCTGTGTAGTGCCTGTTGAAGCTGTGGATGCCAGTGACTGTGACATCAACTACGAGGGCCTGGACAACCTCC GAACCTCCGCAGGCTGGACATCTCGGACCTCCCTGCCGTGTCCAACCCTGGCCTCACTCAGATCTTGGTGGAGGAGATGCTGCCCAATTGCGAGGTTGTGGGGGTCGACTGGGCTGAGGGCCTGA
- the DMAC2 gene encoding distal membrane-arm assembly complex protein 2 isoform X6, which translates to MAAPWASLRLVAPMWNGRIRGIHRLGGAVAPEGNQKKKRTILQLLTNYFYDVEALRDYLLQREMYKVHEKNRSFTWLEKQHGPYGAGAFFILKQGGAVKFRDKEWIRPDKYGHFSQEFWNFCVVPVEAVDASDCDINYEGLDNLRTSAGWTSRTSLPCPTLASLRSWWRRCCPIARLWGSTGLRA; encoded by the exons ATGGCGGCTCCCTGGGCG tCCCTGCGCCTGGTGGCCCCCATGTGGAATGGGCGTATCAGGGGCATCCATCGCCTGGGTGGGGCAGTGGCCCCAGAGGGCaatcagaagaagaaaaggacaaTACTCCAGTTGCTGACCAACTATTTCTACGATGTGGAGGCTCTGAGGGATTACTTGCTCCAAAGGGAGATGTACAAGGTGCATGAGAAAAATCG ATCTTTCACCTGGCTGGAGAAGCAACATGGTCCATACGGCGCAGGTGCCTTTTTCATCCTGAAGCAGGGAGGCGCAGTCAA GTTTCGAGACAAGGAGTGGATCAGGCCAGATAAGTATGGCCATTTCTCTCAGGAGTTCTGGAATTTCTGTGTAGTGCCTGTTGAAGCTGTGGATGCCAGTGACTGTGACATCAACTACGAGGGCCTGGACAACCTCC GAACCTCCGCAGGCTGGACATCTCGGACCTCCCTGCCGTGTCCAACCCTGGCCTCACTCAGATCTTGGTGGAGGAGATGCTGCCCAATTGCGAGGTTGTGGGGGTCGACTGGGCTGAGGGCCTGA
- the DMAC2 gene encoding distal membrane-arm assembly complex protein 2 isoform X7: MWDLVLEDRRINSLRLVAPMWNGRIRGIHRLGGAVAPEGNQKKKRTILQLLTNYFYDVEALRDYLLQREMYKVHEKNRFRDKEWIRPDKYGHFSQEFWNFCVVPVEAVDASDCDINYEGLDNLRTSAGWTSRTSLPCPTLASLRSWWRRCCPIARLWGSTGLRA; this comes from the exons ATGTGGGATTTGGTCTTGGAAGACCGAAGGATAAAT tCCCTGCGCCTGGTGGCCCCCATGTGGAATGGGCGTATCAGGGGCATCCATCGCCTGGGTGGGGCAGTGGCCCCAGAGGGCaatcagaagaagaaaaggacaaTACTCCAGTTGCTGACCAACTATTTCTACGATGTGGAGGCTCTGAGGGATTACTTGCTCCAAAGGGAGATGTACAAGGTGCATGAGAAAAATCG GTTTCGAGACAAGGAGTGGATCAGGCCAGATAAGTATGGCCATTTCTCTCAGGAGTTCTGGAATTTCTGTGTAGTGCCTGTTGAAGCTGTGGATGCCAGTGACTGTGACATCAACTACGAGGGCCTGGACAACCTCC GAACCTCCGCAGGCTGGACATCTCGGACCTCCCTGCCGTGTCCAACCCTGGCCTCACTCAGATCTTGGTGGAGGAGATGCTGCCCAATTGCGAGGTTGTGGGGGTCGACTGGGCTGAGGGCCTGA
- the DMAC2 gene encoding distal membrane-arm assembly complex protein 2 isoform X5 encodes MWDLVLEDRRINSLRLVAPMWNGRIRGIHRLGGAVAPEGNQKKKRTILQLLTNYFYDVEALRDYLLQREMYKVHEKNRSFTWLEKQHGPYGAGAFFILKQGGAVKFRDKEWIRPDKYGHFSQEFWNFCVVPVEAVDASDCDINYEGLDNLRTSAGWTSRTSLPCPTLASLRSWWRRCCPIARLWGSTGLRA; translated from the exons ATGTGGGATTTGGTCTTGGAAGACCGAAGGATAAAT tCCCTGCGCCTGGTGGCCCCCATGTGGAATGGGCGTATCAGGGGCATCCATCGCCTGGGTGGGGCAGTGGCCCCAGAGGGCaatcagaagaagaaaaggacaaTACTCCAGTTGCTGACCAACTATTTCTACGATGTGGAGGCTCTGAGGGATTACTTGCTCCAAAGGGAGATGTACAAGGTGCATGAGAAAAATCG ATCTTTCACCTGGCTGGAGAAGCAACATGGTCCATACGGCGCAGGTGCCTTTTTCATCCTGAAGCAGGGAGGCGCAGTCAA GTTTCGAGACAAGGAGTGGATCAGGCCAGATAAGTATGGCCATTTCTCTCAGGAGTTCTGGAATTTCTGTGTAGTGCCTGTTGAAGCTGTGGATGCCAGTGACTGTGACATCAACTACGAGGGCCTGGACAACCTCC GAACCTCCGCAGGCTGGACATCTCGGACCTCCCTGCCGTGTCCAACCCTGGCCTCACTCAGATCTTGGTGGAGGAGATGCTGCCCAATTGCGAGGTTGTGGGGGTCGACTGGGCTGAGGGCCTGA
- the ERICH4 gene encoding glutamate-rich protein 4, with the protein MELWRQLSQAGLVPPGLGPPPQALREVSPVEIPGQTLRIAGADTGGAWDSLLWIREELGKLHLADVQLLGQLCSLGLEMGALREELVTILEEEEESSKEEEEDQQPQRKQEEEHLEACPAPHPPDFEMMI; encoded by the exons ATGGAGCTGTGGAGGCAGCTGAGTCAGGCTGGACTGGTGCCTCCGGGGCTGGGCCCACCCCCCCAGGCCCTGAGGGAGGTCTCCCCAGTGGAAATCCCTGGTCAGACCCTCAGGATTGCGGGGGCAGACACTGGAGGTGCCTGGGATAGTCTGCTGTGGATCAGGGAGGAGCTG GGGAAACTGCACCTAGCGGATGTCCAACTGCTGGGacagctgtgcagcctggggctgGAGATGGGGGCGCTGCGGGAGGAACTGGTCACCAtattggaggaggaggaggagagcagcaaggaagaggaggaggatcaACAGCCccagaggaagcaggaggaggaacACCTGGAGGCCTGCCCAGCCCCACATCCGCCTGACTTTGAGATGATGATCTGA